From the genome of Ralstonia pickettii, one region includes:
- the gspD gene encoding type II secretion system secretin GspD, translated as MNETMYNASSRLTVRAIVLACCATMVAGSMPVFAAPPSAASSQNGAAGNPGDEVSLNFVNADLDSVVKAVGQATGKNFIVDPRVKGTVNLVTEKPVTRSQALESLGSILRMQGYAIVEGNGFTKVVPEADAKLQGSPTSVGAAGSRGGEQVVTQVFRLQHESANNLVPVLRPMIAPNNTITAYPANNTLVITDYADNLRRIGRIIASIDTPVAGETELIPLKNAVAIDVAATLQKLLDPSAGGAGGAAGAGAALSDPSLRTSVVAEPRSNSVMVRASSAARLAQAKQLIAKLDVPNARPGNIWVVPLKNANAVQLATTLRAIVAADATLSASASTGPGGQSAAQGATSQPAGGVSNVQNQNTQNTSYGSGSGSGSGSGSGSSSFRASFGQNNTPTTGGIIQADPATNALIITASEPVYRNLRAVIDDLDARRAQVYIESMIVEVTATKASQLGIQWMVGAGGPNTYGGGGTNFGTGSGNLLTLAGTIATITTGGIGSTAAQTALSNVNVGQLNGGQFGVFNKASGLGVLLSALGSDGSVNVLSTPNLITLDNEEAKILIGQNVPITTGSYAQTGTSASVTPFQTFDRKDVGITLRVKPQITDGGLVKMQIFQESSAVVPGTQNATQGPTTNVRSIETNVLANDGQVVVLGGLLEDNYQDGEQKVPGLGDIPILGALFRSENKTRVKTNLLVFLRPIILRTADATGALSDNRYNYMRDTQQGFVSPNMLPTTSDKDTPVLPTPEAMRPADNYGDVSIVPKGPAGTQVPPGAPMPMPQGTTRSQPRLQNFAAPTSGGYDGNAPRNGG; from the coding sequence ATGAACGAGACCATGTACAACGCCTCTTCCCGACTCACCGTTCGCGCCATCGTCCTGGCATGCTGCGCAACAATGGTGGCCGGCTCGATGCCAGTCTTTGCCGCCCCGCCGAGCGCGGCATCTTCCCAGAACGGCGCCGCCGGCAACCCGGGGGATGAGGTCTCGCTGAATTTCGTCAACGCGGATCTGGACTCGGTGGTCAAGGCCGTCGGCCAGGCCACCGGCAAGAACTTCATCGTTGACCCGCGCGTGAAGGGCACCGTCAACCTCGTCACCGAAAAGCCCGTGACGCGCTCCCAGGCGCTCGAATCGCTGGGCTCGATCCTGCGCATGCAGGGCTATGCGATTGTCGAGGGCAACGGTTTCACCAAGGTGGTGCCGGAAGCCGACGCCAAGCTGCAGGGCTCGCCCACCAGCGTAGGCGCGGCAGGCTCACGTGGCGGCGAACAGGTCGTGACGCAGGTCTTCCGCCTGCAGCACGAATCGGCCAACAACCTGGTGCCGGTGCTGCGCCCGATGATCGCGCCCAACAACACGATCACCGCCTACCCGGCCAACAACACGCTCGTCATTACTGATTACGCCGACAACCTGCGCCGCATCGGCCGCATCATCGCGTCGATCGACACGCCCGTGGCCGGCGAGACCGAGCTGATTCCGCTGAAGAACGCCGTGGCCATCGACGTGGCGGCCACGCTGCAGAAGCTGCTCGATCCGTCGGCCGGTGGTGCAGGCGGCGCGGCCGGTGCCGGCGCGGCGCTGTCGGACCCGAGCCTGCGTACGTCGGTCGTGGCCGAGCCGCGTTCGAATAGCGTGATGGTGCGTGCGTCGAGTGCGGCACGTCTGGCGCAGGCCAAACAACTGATCGCCAAGCTCGATGTGCCGAATGCACGCCCGGGCAACATCTGGGTGGTGCCGCTGAAGAATGCCAACGCGGTGCAGCTGGCCACTACGCTGCGCGCGATCGTCGCGGCCGATGCCACGCTGTCGGCCTCGGCATCGACCGGCCCGGGCGGCCAGAGCGCCGCGCAAGGCGCCACCTCGCAGCCGGCGGGCGGCGTGAGCAACGTGCAGAACCAGAACACGCAGAACACCAGCTACGGCAGCGGCTCGGGATCGGGCAGTGGTTCGGGCAGCGGCAGCTCCTCGTTCCGCGCCTCGTTCGGGCAGAACAACACGCCCACCACCGGCGGCATCATCCAGGCCGATCCGGCCACCAACGCGCTCATCATCACCGCCAGCGAGCCGGTCTACCGGAACCTGCGTGCCGTGATCGACGACCTCGACGCGCGCCGCGCCCAGGTTTATATCGAATCGATGATCGTTGAGGTGACGGCTACCAAGGCGTCGCAGCTCGGCATCCAGTGGATGGTGGGCGCAGGCGGCCCGAATACGTACGGCGGCGGCGGCACCAACTTCGGCACGGGTTCGGGCAACCTGCTCACGCTGGCCGGCACCATCGCTACCATCACCACGGGCGGCATCGGCAGCACGGCGGCGCAGACGGCGCTGTCGAACGTGAACGTAGGGCAGCTGAACGGCGGCCAGTTCGGCGTGTTCAACAAGGCTTCGGGCCTTGGCGTGCTGCTCTCCGCGCTGGGCTCGGACGGTTCGGTCAACGTGTTGTCGACCCCGAACCTGATCACGCTCGACAACGAAGAAGCCAAGATCCTGATCGGCCAGAACGTGCCGATCACCACGGGCTCGTATGCGCAGACGGGCACGTCCGCGTCGGTCACGCCGTTCCAGACGTTCGACCGCAAGGACGTCGGCATCACGCTGCGCGTCAAGCCGCAGATCACCGACGGCGGGCTGGTGAAGATGCAGATCTTCCAGGAGTCGTCGGCCGTGGTGCCGGGCACGCAGAATGCGACACAGGGCCCGACCACCAACGTGCGCTCGATCGAGACCAATGTGCTGGCCAACGACGGCCAGGTCGTCGTGTTGGGCGGGCTGCTGGAAGACAACTATCAGGACGGCGAGCAGAAGGTGCCGGGCCTGGGCGACATTCCCATCCTTGGCGCGCTGTTCCGCTCGGAAAACAAGACGCGTGTGAAGACCAACCTGCTGGTGTTCCTGCGCCCGATCATCCTGCGCACGGCCGATGCCACTGGCGCGCTGTCGGACAACCGCTACAACTACATGCGCGACACGCAGCAGGGCTTTGTCTCGCCGAACATGCTGCCGACCACGTCGGACAAGGACACACCGGTGCTGCCCACGCCCGAGGCCATGCGCCCGGCTGACAACTACGGCGATGTGTCGATCGTGCCGAAGGGGCCGGCCGGCACGCAGGTGCCCCCGGGTGCCCCGATGCCAATGCCGCAAGGCACTACGCGCAGCCAGCCGCGCCTGCAGAACTTCGCGGCGCCCACCTCGGGCGGCTACGACGGCAACGCGCCGCGCAATGGCGGCTGA
- the gspE gene encoding type II secretion system ATPase GspE → MATHASTTDVSTLEPPSQSAVRLVPYAFARDAKLLVARQDVDTLEVWVCPETSRTALAELGRVFGALHLVTLGTAALSTATQAAYNAQDGSAAQVVGEVEGEVDLSRLMQDIPAVEDLLESEDDAPIIRMINALLTQAAREGASDIHIEPFENASVVRFRVDGTLRDVVRPKKALHGALISRIKIMAQLDIAEKRLPQDGRITLRVGGRPVDVRVSTLPTGHGERAVLRLLDKEAGRLDLGKLGMGAGTLARFDHLINQPHGIVLVTGPTGSGKTTTLYAALSRLDAASTNIMTVEDPIEYDLDGIGQTQVNPKIDMTFAKALRAILRQDPDVVMIGEIRDLETAQIAVQASLTGHLVLATLHTNDSASAVTRLIDMGIEPFLLSSSLLGVLAQRLVRRLCVHCRREEVLELTPAEVEAVAGTPIADGVAPAAPARKSVWHHVGCERCSNSGYQGRTGVYELLTVTPEIQTMIHRQAAESEIKAFAIGQGMQTMRMDAQRWIDTGATSLEEVLRVTRD, encoded by the coding sequence ATGGCCACGCACGCTTCCACCACCGACGTCAGCACGCTCGAGCCGCCCTCGCAGTCCGCCGTGCGGCTGGTGCCGTATGCGTTTGCGCGCGACGCGAAATTGCTCGTCGCCCGCCAGGACGTCGACACGCTGGAAGTGTGGGTCTGCCCTGAAACCTCGCGCACGGCGCTCGCTGAACTCGGCCGCGTGTTCGGCGCGCTGCATCTGGTGACGCTCGGCACGGCGGCGCTGTCCACCGCCACGCAAGCGGCCTACAACGCGCAAGACGGCAGCGCGGCCCAGGTGGTCGGCGAAGTGGAAGGCGAAGTCGACCTGTCGCGCCTGATGCAGGACATTCCGGCCGTGGAAGACCTGCTCGAATCCGAAGACGATGCGCCGATCATCCGCATGATCAACGCCCTGCTCACGCAGGCCGCGCGCGAAGGCGCCTCGGACATCCATATCGAGCCGTTCGAGAATGCATCCGTCGTGCGCTTTCGCGTCGACGGCACGCTGCGCGACGTCGTGCGCCCGAAGAAAGCGCTGCACGGCGCGCTGATTTCGCGCATTAAGATCATGGCGCAGCTCGACATTGCCGAGAAACGCCTGCCGCAGGACGGACGCATCACGCTGCGCGTGGGCGGTCGCCCGGTTGACGTGCGCGTGAGCACCCTGCCCACCGGCCACGGCGAACGCGCGGTGCTGCGTCTGCTCGACAAGGAAGCCGGCCGGCTCGACCTGGGCAAGCTCGGCATGGGCGCCGGCACGCTGGCGCGCTTCGACCACCTGATCAACCAGCCGCACGGCATCGTGCTCGTCACCGGCCCCACGGGTTCGGGCAAGACGACCACGCTGTATGCGGCGCTGTCGCGGCTCGACGCGGCATCCACCAACATCATGACGGTGGAAGACCCGATCGAATACGACCTCGACGGCATCGGCCAGACGCAGGTCAATCCGAAGATCGACATGACGTTCGCCAAGGCGCTGCGCGCCATCCTGCGCCAGGACCCGGACGTGGTGATGATCGGGGAAATCCGCGACCTGGAAACCGCGCAGATTGCGGTGCAGGCCTCGCTGACGGGCCACCTGGTGCTGGCGACGCTGCACACGAATGATTCCGCTTCCGCCGTGACGCGCCTGATCGACATGGGGATCGAACCGTTCCTGCTGTCTTCATCGCTGCTGGGTGTGCTGGCGCAGCGGCTGGTACGCCGCCTGTGCGTGCATTGCCGCCGCGAAGAAGTGCTCGAACTCACGCCTGCAGAAGTGGAAGCCGTGGCCGGCACGCCGATCGCAGACGGCGTGGCACCGGCGGCACCGGCACGCAAATCGGTCTGGCATCACGTCGGCTGCGAGCGTTGCAGCAACTCCGGCTACCAGGGCCGGACCGGTGTCTACGAACTGCTGACCGTCACACCCGAAATTCAGACGATGATCCACCGCCAGGCCGCTGAATCCGAGATCAAGGCGTTCGCCATCGGCCAGGGCATGCAGACCATGCGCATGGATGCCCAGCGCTGGATCGACACGGGCGCTACGTCGCTGGAAGAAGTGCTGCGGGTCACACGCGACTAA
- a CDS encoding pyridoxamine 5'-phosphate oxidase family protein → MSTTEPTSPTARTRVRRVAHRGHYDRTTLHAILDEAYVCHIAFADDHGVHCIPTACWREGGHLYIHGSNGSRMLRLAGSGAQVCVTITHLDGLVLARSAFNHSMNYRSAVIYGAFEIVPDSQKPAVLDTFMEVLAPGRSQQARPGNAKELAATTVLRIPLDEAACKVRTGGPKDDAEDLELPVWAGVLPMALLPLPPVVQAAPAGTPDYVREWRDSARVPVGDVVMS, encoded by the coding sequence ATGTCCACCACAGAGCCCACATCGCCCACCGCACGGACCCGCGTGCGCCGCGTCGCGCACCGCGGCCACTACGACCGCACCACGCTGCATGCCATCCTTGACGAGGCCTACGTCTGCCACATCGCCTTCGCCGACGATCATGGCGTGCATTGCATCCCCACCGCGTGCTGGCGCGAGGGCGGTCATCTCTACATCCACGGTTCCAACGGCAGCCGCATGCTCAGGTTGGCAGGTAGCGGCGCGCAGGTCTGCGTGACCATCACGCACCTCGATGGCCTGGTGCTGGCGCGCTCGGCGTTCAATCATTCGATGAACTATCGGTCGGCCGTTATCTATGGCGCGTTCGAAATCGTGCCGGATTCGCAGAAGCCTGCGGTGCTCGATACGTTCATGGAAGTGCTCGCGCCTGGCCGTTCGCAGCAGGCACGGCCTGGCAATGCCAAGGAACTGGCCGCCACGACCGTGCTGCGGATTCCGCTGGATGAGGCGGCGTGCAAAGTGCGCACGGGCGGGCCGAAGGATGATGCTGAAGACCTTGAGTTGCCTGTGTGGGCTGGGGTGCTGCCGATGGCGCTGTTGCCGTTGCCGCCGGTGGTGCAGGCCGCGCCTGCGGGTACACCTGACTATGTGCGGGAGTGGAGGGATAGTGCGCGGGTGCCGGTGGGGGATGTGGTGATGTCGTGA
- the gspF gene encoding type II secretion system inner membrane protein GspF, giving the protein MPAFRYEAADAAGKTDKGVIEADSARQARTLLRARGLTPLLVDALGAQATKRGGSSFGKRLSAQENALVTRQLASLLVAGLPLDEALAALADQAERAYVGELLAAIRAEVVGGSSLSVALAQHPKDFPDIYRALVSAGEHSGNLGLVLSRLADYIESRNALTSKIKLAFTYPAIVTVVAFAIVIFLLSYVVPQVVSVFANTKQKLPTLTIIMLWLSDFVRNWGWLAAIVLVALGLLIRNLLKQPALRLSWHKWLLTAPLFGKLVRGYNTARFASTLAILTSAGVPILRGLQAAGETLNNVALKTNVEDASTRVREGTSLARALAAQNQFPPVLVHLIRSGEATGNLPAMLERAAQGEAQELERRTLFLTGLLEPALILTMGVVVLLIVLAVLMPIIEINQLVH; this is encoded by the coding sequence ATGCCAGCCTTCCGTTACGAAGCCGCCGACGCCGCCGGCAAGACCGACAAGGGCGTCATCGAAGCCGACAGCGCCCGCCAGGCGCGCACGCTGCTGAGGGCACGCGGGCTGACACCGCTGCTGGTCGACGCGCTGGGCGCGCAGGCCACCAAGCGCGGCGGGTCGAGCTTCGGCAAGCGGCTCTCGGCGCAGGAAAACGCACTCGTCACGCGCCAGCTCGCCAGTCTGCTGGTGGCGGGCCTGCCGCTCGATGAAGCGCTGGCCGCGCTGGCCGATCAGGCCGAACGCGCGTACGTCGGCGAACTGCTCGCGGCCATCCGCGCCGAGGTGGTGGGCGGCAGCTCGCTGTCGGTGGCGCTGGCGCAGCATCCGAAAGATTTTCCGGACATCTACCGCGCCCTCGTTTCAGCGGGCGAACACTCCGGCAACCTCGGCCTCGTCCTTTCACGCCTGGCCGACTACATCGAGAGCCGCAACGCGCTCACATCGAAGATCAAGCTGGCCTTCACGTACCCCGCCATCGTCACGGTGGTGGCGTTTGCGATCGTGATCTTCCTGCTGTCATACGTGGTGCCGCAGGTGGTGAGCGTGTTTGCCAACACCAAGCAGAAGCTGCCGACGCTCACGATCATCATGCTGTGGCTGTCGGACTTTGTGCGGAACTGGGGGTGGCTGGCGGCGATCGTGCTGGTGGCGTTGGGCTTGCTGATCCGCAATCTGCTCAAGCAACCGGCGTTGCGGCTGTCGTGGCACAAGTGGCTGCTGACTGCACCGCTGTTCGGCAAGCTCGTCCGCGGTTACAACACCGCGCGGTTTGCCAGCACGCTGGCGATTCTGACCAGTGCCGGCGTGCCGATTTTGCGCGGGTTGCAGGCAGCGGGTGAAACGCTGAACAACGTTGCGCTCAAGACCAACGTGGAAGATGCTTCCACGCGCGTGCGGGAAGGAACTTCGCTGGCGCGGGCGTTGGCAGCGCAGAATCAGTTTCCGCCTGTGCTGGTGCATTTGATCCGCTCGGGTGAAGCGACGGGGAATCTGCCTGCGATGTTGGAGCGGGCTGCGCAGGGCGAGGCGCAGGAGCTTGAGCGCCGGACGTTGTTTCTCACGGGCTTGCTGGAGCCGGCGCTGATTTTGACGATGGGTGTGGTGGTGTTGTTGATTGTGCTGGCGGTGTTGATGCCGATTATTGAGATTAATCAGTTGGTGCACTGA